Proteins found in one Brevibacillus brevis genomic segment:
- the aroA gene encoding 3-phosphoshikimate 1-carboxyvinyltransferase — translation MLRVQQAKQIKGTVRVPGDKSISHRAVMFGALAEGTTTIEGFLPGADCLSTISCFRRMGIEIEQQGDAVTVQGKGWYGLQEPSQHLDVGNSGTTIRLMAGIMATQPFHVVMEGDESIAKRPMRRVIGPLRQMGAKIDGRKDGEFTPLSIRGGELQGIAYQSPVASAQVKSAIMLAGLQAKGVTSVTEPHLSRDHTERMLQAFGVQVVRDGLTVSVEGGQKLKGRAISVPGDISSAAFLIAAVMVVPGSSLLIENVGINPSRTGIIDVVKAMGGSLELLNERVVNEEPVADLLVTHSELHGIEIAGDIIPRLIDEIPVIAVMATQAKGQTVIRDAEELKVKETDRIATVVSQLSKFGARVTPTDDGMIIEGKTGLTGAVIDSMGDHRIGMAMAIAGLVADGETTIENDDAIDVSFPGFHDLLVKISQ, via the coding sequence ATGCTTCGCGTACAACAAGCCAAACAAATCAAAGGTACCGTTCGCGTGCCAGGAGATAAATCCATTTCCCACCGTGCAGTTATGTTTGGTGCTCTAGCAGAAGGAACGACGACTATTGAAGGCTTTTTGCCAGGTGCCGATTGCTTGAGCACGATTAGCTGCTTCCGTCGGATGGGTATCGAGATTGAACAACAAGGAGATGCCGTAACCGTACAGGGAAAAGGCTGGTATGGTTTGCAGGAACCATCTCAACATTTGGATGTTGGGAACTCCGGTACGACCATTCGCTTAATGGCAGGGATCATGGCGACACAGCCTTTCCATGTGGTGATGGAAGGCGATGAGTCTATAGCCAAAAGACCAATGCGCCGCGTGATCGGACCACTCCGTCAAATGGGCGCCAAAATCGACGGAAGAAAAGACGGCGAATTCACACCGCTATCCATTCGGGGTGGGGAGCTTCAAGGGATCGCGTATCAATCCCCGGTTGCAAGTGCACAAGTGAAGTCAGCGATTATGCTGGCAGGGTTGCAGGCAAAAGGCGTGACGAGTGTAACAGAGCCACATTTATCCCGCGATCATACAGAGCGTATGCTGCAAGCATTTGGTGTACAGGTTGTGCGTGATGGTTTGACCGTTTCAGTAGAGGGTGGACAAAAACTGAAGGGCCGTGCCATTTCTGTTCCTGGTGACATTTCTTCCGCTGCCTTTTTGATTGCAGCTGTAATGGTCGTACCAGGCAGCTCTCTTCTCATTGAAAACGTCGGAATCAACCCAAGCCGCACGGGCATCATTGATGTTGTCAAGGCGATGGGGGGAAGCCTGGAGCTTTTGAATGAGCGAGTCGTAAATGAAGAGCCGGTTGCAGACCTCCTCGTGACGCATTCGGAGCTACATGGTATTGAAATCGCCGGAGATATTATTCCGCGTCTGATTGACGAAATTCCAGTGATTGCAGTCATGGCAACGCAGGCAAAAGGACAAACCGTTATCCGTGATGCCGAAGAGCTGAAAGTAAAAGAAACGGATCGTATTGCCACGGTGGTGAGCCAACTGTCCAAATTCGGTGCGAGGGTGACACCTACAGATGACGGAATGATCATCGAAGGAAAGACTGGACTTACAGGGGCTGTCATCGATAGCATGGGGGATCATCGAATTGGCATGGCGATGGCGATCGCAGGTCTCGTTGCCGATGGGGAGACGACAATCGAAAATGATGATGCGATTGATGTATCGTTCCCTGGCTTCCATGACTTGCTTGTGAAGATCAGCCAGTAA
- a CDS encoding prephenate dehydrogenase — MKKTTITVIGVGLIGGSIALSMRRDPNIRVVGYDLRQDCLDKALTLGVIHAGTTDLQTAVREANVIFLASPVEQIVATIRSLVEMELQPGVIITDVGSTKAGIVRQAGDVIPDHVTFIGGHPMAGSHKSGVEAASDRLMENAYYVLTPAPGTSEEKVKQLSELLSLTRAKIVQMDADSHDQVVGAVSHFPHILASALVNLVAGYDEENAWHATLAAGGFRDITRIASSNPQMWRDILLQNRDPILKIAKDWANALEDVVSLVEQGDPKGIEHFFKTAREFRDSLPERKTGALPPLNDLYIDIPDHPGEIGRITTLLGARQINITNLQIRETREDIYGVLRITFHSQQELEKGEEVLRFFDYNVYKRT, encoded by the coding sequence ATGAAAAAAACCACTATTACTGTAATCGGCGTCGGATTGATCGGCGGCTCCATCGCGCTGTCAATGCGACGCGATCCCAATATTCGGGTAGTCGGTTACGATTTACGTCAGGATTGTTTAGATAAAGCACTGACCTTGGGTGTCATTCATGCAGGCACAACTGATTTGCAGACCGCAGTTCGAGAAGCAAATGTCATTTTCCTCGCATCACCTGTAGAGCAAATCGTTGCAACCATTCGCTCGTTAGTGGAAATGGAACTGCAGCCGGGTGTGATCATTACAGATGTTGGCAGTACAAAAGCAGGTATTGTGAGACAAGCGGGGGATGTCATTCCCGACCATGTAACGTTTATAGGTGGACATCCAATGGCCGGCTCGCACAAATCCGGCGTGGAAGCTGCTTCTGATCGTCTGATGGAAAACGCCTATTATGTTTTGACACCAGCGCCGGGAACATCTGAAGAAAAAGTAAAGCAATTGTCTGAACTACTTTCACTGACTCGCGCAAAAATCGTGCAAATGGACGCGGATTCGCATGATCAGGTCGTGGGTGCAGTTAGTCATTTCCCGCATATTCTCGCTTCTGCTCTGGTCAATCTGGTGGCAGGGTACGACGAAGAAAATGCTTGGCATGCAACCCTTGCTGCTGGTGGCTTCCGTGACATTACGCGCATTGCTTCGAGCAACCCTCAGATGTGGCGTGACATTTTGCTGCAAAATCGTGATCCGATCCTAAAAATCGCAAAAGATTGGGCAAACGCATTAGAAGATGTCGTTTCTCTGGTAGAACAGGGAGATCCAAAAGGAATCGAGCATTTCTTCAAAACGGCCCGAGAATTTCGCGACAGTTTGCCAGAGCGTAAAACGGGTGCATTGCCTCCTTTGAACGATTTGTATATCGATATCCCGGACCACCCGGGTGAAATCGGACGAATTACGACATTGTTGGGAGCAAGACAAATCAACATCACGAATCTCCAAATCAGAGAGACACGAGAAGACATTTATGGGGTGCTACGGATTACGTTCCATTCGCAACAAGAGTTGGAAAAGGGAGAGGAAGTTCTTCGCTTTTTCGATTACAATGTATACAAGCGCACATAA
- the hisC gene encoding histidinol-phosphate transaminase has protein sequence MQPKQRILNAPVYQPGKPIDDVKREYGLTEVIKLASNENPFGSSPKAKAAIAEQLDNLALYPDGASLNLRWDLADFLGVKPGQLFFGNGSDEILLMISRAFLSEGTNAVMATQTFSQYRSNGIIEGADLIEVPLKDGVHDLEAMAAAINEQTKVVWICNPNNPSGTIVTTSELEAFMKKAPKDVLVVLDEAYYEYVVDPEYPQTVPMLAEYPNLIILRTFSKIYGLAALRIGYGIASEELISSLEHVREPFNTGTLGQVAARAALQDQEFVKTCRDRNREGMKQFTDSFDEWGLSYYPSQTNFILVDLKKDSDEVFKKLLSQGIIVRSGNALGFPGFQRITIGTKEQNDKILSVLKEIVTGALK, from the coding sequence ATGCAACCGAAACAACGCATACTCAATGCCCCGGTATATCAACCTGGCAAGCCGATTGATGACGTGAAACGTGAATATGGTTTGACCGAAGTCATCAAGCTGGCGTCCAACGAAAATCCTTTTGGTTCCTCACCGAAGGCGAAAGCTGCCATTGCGGAACAGTTGGACAATTTGGCCCTTTATCCAGACGGTGCAAGCCTTAATCTGCGCTGGGATCTTGCTGACTTCCTCGGAGTCAAACCAGGCCAATTGTTTTTCGGCAACGGGTCTGATGAAATTCTGTTGATGATCTCTCGTGCTTTTTTGAGCGAAGGAACAAATGCAGTCATGGCGACGCAAACGTTCTCGCAGTATCGCTCAAATGGGATTATTGAAGGTGCAGACTTGATTGAGGTGCCGTTGAAAGATGGCGTTCACGATCTTGAAGCGATGGCGGCTGCCATCAACGAACAAACAAAGGTCGTATGGATATGTAACCCGAACAATCCGTCAGGCACGATTGTAACAACATCCGAGTTGGAAGCTTTTATGAAAAAGGCTCCAAAAGATGTGCTCGTCGTGTTGGATGAGGCTTACTACGAGTATGTGGTGGACCCAGAATATCCACAAACAGTACCGATGCTTGCTGAGTATCCGAACCTGATTATTTTGCGTACGTTCTCCAAAATCTACGGTCTGGCTGCCCTTCGTATCGGCTACGGGATCGCGTCAGAAGAGCTCATTTCCTCACTGGAACATGTGCGTGAGCCTTTCAATACAGGCACACTTGGACAGGTAGCAGCACGTGCGGCATTACAAGACCAGGAATTTGTGAAAACATGCCGTGATCGTAACCGAGAAGGCATGAAGCAGTTTACCGATTCATTTGACGAGTGGGGACTCTCCTACTATCCATCTCAGACCAACTTTATCTTGGTTGATTTGAAAAAGGATTCCGATGAGGTATTCAAAAAGCTGCTCTCTCAAGGCATTATCGTTCGCTCTGGTAATGCGCTAGGCTTCCCGGGTTTTCAACGTATTACGATCGGGACCAAAGAGCAAAATGACAAGATTCTTTCTGTCTTAAAAGAAATCGTGACTGGAGCATTGAAATAA
- a CDS encoding amidohydrolase family protein, whose amino-acid sequence MLERGMVIRGGTIVTARGMKEADIWIRQGKIVRIAKDTLTKNPFNDLFEEIDATGMYLLPGFVALLTHSLYKIKDVDVYIAAMRNLISTGCTSLVDVFRPERWMSRPQIHYQQTQHFNSLLDYVWHVEIDVADLHGDRLGEWMNHGYSSFHVTIRNPEEISTIKWETLLQLHTSKHTILHMQVQNDPFLKKEQRELIRKSWLEATRYWRLRTVITDSQAAFHFEENDPYLHIFRLPAEVTDQGLRQLHRQWFGSWQVASPIHDVRIDTRKSWCTPEELLCLLVRLASTNVAKAVGLYPRKGSLTTGADADIVFLKKENWLTKNDLSTILNFSEMHLPTSVMSNGKWIYRNMRFIPLIGMGKCLFDTKPYAYVI is encoded by the coding sequence ATGCTGGAGCGAGGGATGGTCATACGCGGGGGAACGATTGTCACAGCACGGGGAATGAAAGAAGCAGATATTTGGATCCGTCAAGGAAAAATTGTACGAATTGCTAAAGACACCTTGACGAAAAACCCCTTCAACGATTTATTTGAAGAAATAGATGCTACCGGTATGTATCTTCTGCCCGGTTTTGTCGCACTCCTGACACATTCGTTGTATAAAATCAAAGATGTAGATGTTTATATAGCGGCCATGCGAAATCTCATCAGCACGGGATGTACAAGCCTGGTAGACGTCTTCCGGCCAGAGCGTTGGATGAGCAGACCGCAAATTCACTATCAACAAACGCAGCATTTCAACAGTTTGTTGGATTACGTTTGGCACGTAGAAATCGATGTCGCCGATCTTCATGGTGACCGCTTAGGGGAATGGATGAATCATGGCTATTCTTCGTTTCATGTCACGATTCGAAATCCAGAAGAAATTTCCACAATAAAATGGGAAACGCTTTTGCAACTTCATACGTCTAAACATACGATCCTGCACATGCAGGTACAAAATGATCCGTTTCTGAAAAAGGAACAACGGGAACTCATTCGAAAGAGTTGGCTGGAGGCTACTCGTTATTGGAGGTTGCGTACTGTCATTACTGATTCTCAAGCGGCCTTTCATTTTGAAGAAAATGACCCGTACCTGCATATCTTTCGTTTGCCGGCTGAAGTGACGGATCAAGGTCTGCGTCAATTACATCGCCAATGGTTTGGGAGCTGGCAAGTAGCATCTCCGATTCACGATGTGCGGATTGATACACGGAAGAGCTGGTGTACGCCCGAAGAATTGCTATGCTTGCTAGTCAGGCTCGCTTCGACAAATGTTGCAAAAGCAGTTGGACTGTATCCACGAAAAGGAAGCTTGACAACTGGCGCAGACGCTGATATCGTTTTCCTGAAAAAGGAAAACTGGTTGACAAAGAATGATCTTTCCACTATTCTCAATTTTAGTGAAATGCATCTTCCAACATCTGTTATGTCGAACGGTAAATGGATATATCGAAATATGCGATTTATCCCCTTGATTGGTATGGGTAAGTGTTTATTCGACACGAAGCCCTACGCTTATGTCATATAA